In Natronococcus occultus SP4, the following proteins share a genomic window:
- a CDS encoding 4a-hydroxytetrahydrobiopterin dehydratase — MADLLSDDEIDAQLPDGWEREDDEIVRTYEFDDYLQGVSFAQDVGEVAEEQFHHPEIRIRYEEVEVRLTSHEEGGITDADIEMAELCDEAYGG; from the coding sequence ATGGCAGACCTGCTTTCGGACGACGAGATCGACGCACAGCTGCCCGACGGCTGGGAGCGCGAGGACGACGAGATCGTCCGCACCTACGAGTTCGACGACTACCTGCAGGGCGTAAGCTTCGCCCAGGACGTCGGCGAGGTCGCCGAGGAGCAGTTCCACCACCCCGAGATCCGCATCCGCTACGAGGAGGTCGAGGTACGGCTGACCTCCCACGAGGAGGGTGGGATCACTGACGCGGACATCGAGATGGCCGAGCTGTGCGACGAGGCGTACGGGGGCTGA
- the hemA gene encoding glutamyl-tRNA reductase, with amino-acid sequence MSGVITAARVTHDSGSVDDLAAASPDSQRAAVATLRELPEIEEAYVLSTCNRVEAYVVSTDATIGRATLEEFFATANDDALVVTGHDESLRHLLRVATGLESVVLGEDQIIGQVRTAYEDARSAGGIGPMLDAAVTKAIHVGERARTETAINEGVVSLGSAATRLVADDVVLEGATGLVVGAGEMGRLAARSLADAGVSELVVANRTVDRADHLADELDVEARGEPLEALATIADDADVVIAATGSDEPVVEPHHLDGGDQVVVDLGQPRDVAPAVGALESVTVYDLDDLESITAETREQRADAASEVELMIDREFELLCDQYKRARADEVIAAMYESADRIKERELERALTELEKEGTSQRDVLEAMADSMVSQLLAPPTKSLREAAAEDDWSTINTALQLFDPEFGDARRAPSFGVSDDERADVPIGATDDD; translated from the coding sequence GTGAGCGGCGTTATCACGGCCGCACGCGTCACACACGACAGCGGCAGCGTCGACGATCTCGCGGCCGCGAGCCCCGACAGCCAGCGGGCCGCCGTCGCGACTCTCCGCGAGCTTCCGGAGATCGAGGAGGCGTACGTCCTCTCGACGTGTAACCGGGTCGAGGCCTACGTCGTCTCGACCGACGCCACGATCGGACGAGCGACGCTCGAGGAGTTTTTCGCGACGGCCAACGACGACGCGCTGGTCGTCACCGGCCACGACGAGAGCCTGCGACACCTGCTGCGGGTCGCGACGGGACTCGAATCGGTCGTGCTCGGCGAGGACCAGATCATCGGTCAGGTCCGCACCGCCTACGAGGACGCCCGCAGCGCCGGCGGGATCGGGCCGATGCTCGACGCGGCCGTCACGAAGGCGATCCACGTCGGCGAGCGCGCCCGAACCGAGACCGCGATCAACGAGGGCGTCGTCTCGCTCGGATCGGCTGCGACCCGGCTCGTCGCCGACGACGTCGTCCTCGAGGGGGCGACGGGACTGGTCGTCGGCGCCGGTGAGATGGGACGGCTGGCAGCCCGAAGCCTCGCCGACGCCGGGGTCTCGGAGCTGGTCGTCGCGAACCGCACCGTCGACCGCGCCGACCACCTCGCGGACGAGCTCGACGTCGAGGCCCGCGGCGAACCCCTCGAGGCGCTCGCCACGATCGCCGACGACGCAGACGTCGTGATCGCGGCGACCGGCAGCGACGAGCCGGTTGTCGAACCCCACCACCTCGACGGGGGCGACCAGGTCGTCGTCGACCTCGGCCAGCCTCGCGACGTCGCGCCCGCGGTCGGTGCCCTCGAGTCGGTGACGGTGTACGACCTCGACGACCTCGAGTCGATTACCGCCGAGACCCGCGAGCAGCGCGCCGACGCCGCAAGCGAGGTCGAGCTGATGATCGACCGGGAGTTCGAGCTCCTCTGTGACCAGTACAAACGCGCCCGGGCCGACGAGGTCATCGCGGCGATGTACGAGTCGGCCGATCGCATCAAGGAACGCGAACTCGAGCGGGCGCTGACGGAACTCGAGAAGGAGGGAACCTCACAGCGGGACGTGCTCGAGGCGATGGCCGACTCGATGGTCAGCCAGCTGCTCGCTCCGCCGACCAAGAGCCTGCGGGAGGCCGCCGCGGAGGACGACTGGAGCACGATCAACACCGCGTTGCAGCTGTTCGACCCCGAGTTCGGCGACGCTCGGCGCGCGCCGTCGTTCGGCGTCTCCGACGACGAGCGAGCCGACGTCCCGATCGGTGCCACCGACGACGATTGA
- a CDS encoding precorrin-2 dehydrogenase/sirohydrochlorin ferrochelatase family protein, translated as MIPLLHDFTGTTVLVFGGGPVGARKARRFAREARVLVVSPDFTDERFGDAERVRAAPDPAAVPGWLARAEPALVVAATDDEALNGAIERAARERGTLVNRADRAGGREPGSVVVPATVREDPVVVSVSTGGTAPALSKHLRQEFEDRLAGAGEMARLCGTLRSELKSRDVAPARRRELVGDVVKSSAVWTDLRTGASKPSQVIEDVLSEEQSTNGDRP; from the coding sequence ATGATTCCGCTACTCCACGACTTCACGGGGACGACGGTGCTCGTCTTCGGGGGTGGCCCGGTCGGAGCCCGGAAGGCTCGCCGGTTCGCCCGCGAGGCGAGGGTGCTGGTCGTCAGTCCCGACTTCACAGACGAGCGGTTCGGCGACGCAGAGCGAGTGCGGGCCGCACCCGATCCAGCGGCCGTCCCCGGCTGGCTCGCCCGTGCCGAGCCCGCGCTGGTCGTCGCCGCGACCGACGACGAGGCGCTCAACGGAGCGATCGAGCGGGCGGCCCGGGAGCGAGGCACGCTCGTCAACCGCGCCGACCGGGCCGGGGGACGCGAGCCCGGAAGCGTCGTCGTCCCCGCGACCGTCCGAGAGGACCCCGTCGTCGTCTCGGTCTCGACGGGCGGGACCGCTCCCGCGCTGAGCAAACACCTCCGTCAGGAGTTCGAGGACCGGCTGGCGGGCGCCGGCGAGATGGCGCGGCTCTGCGGGACGCTCCGTTCGGAGCTCAAATCGCGGGACGTCGCACCCGCCCGTCGGCGTGAGCTCGTCGGAGACGTCGTCAAATCATCGGCCGTTTGGACAGATTTACGTACGGGTGCGTCCAAGCCATCCCAAGTGATCGAGGACGTGCTGAGTGAGGAGCAGTCGACGAACGGTGATCGACCGTGA
- a CDS encoding aldehyde dehydrogenase family protein: protein MTLPITDDWSELYVDGEWTPSESGEELTVEDPSTRESIASVPAAVEDDVDAAYEAAAAAQSAWGDRPPAEREELLQDVVDGLEERHDEIVELLTSEAGGSQIMGETSLQLATDQAAEAATLPRRMKGQHAASNVPGKENVVERVPEGVVTVISPWNFPLNLSMRAVAPAIAAGNAVVLKPASNTPITGGLLLAKLFEDAGVPDGVLNVVTGKGSEIGDRIAGHPESDVVAFTGSTPIGRQVAATAGENLAEAAMELGGNNAHIVTEDADLEDAVDAGVFGTFVHQGQVCISINRHLVHEDVYDEYVERLTERAESLPAGSAHDDDTVVGPIIDESQREEMLGYVEETVEAGATLETGGETVEIDGVDDSLIVAPTVLSGVTNEMAAACNEHFGPIAPVIPFSDIDEAVELHNAVEYGLSGSVHAGDVGAGRRIADRLETGMVHINDQPINDEAHVPFGGTGASGIGSYNAEAFLEEITERKWLSLQHDSREYPF, encoded by the coding sequence ATGACTCTACCAATCACCGACGACTGGAGCGAGCTGTACGTCGACGGGGAGTGGACGCCGTCCGAAAGCGGCGAGGAGCTGACCGTCGAGGACCCCTCGACGCGGGAGTCGATCGCGTCGGTTCCCGCGGCCGTCGAGGACGACGTCGACGCGGCCTACGAGGCCGCCGCGGCCGCCCAGTCAGCGTGGGGAGACCGCCCGCCCGCAGAGCGCGAGGAGCTGTTGCAGGACGTCGTCGATGGGCTTGAGGAGCGCCACGACGAGATCGTCGAGCTGCTCACAAGCGAGGCCGGCGGCTCGCAGATCATGGGCGAGACGTCGCTCCAGCTGGCGACCGATCAGGCCGCCGAGGCGGCGACGCTGCCCCGCCGGATGAAAGGCCAGCACGCCGCCTCCAACGTTCCGGGGAAGGAAAACGTCGTCGAGCGTGTCCCCGAGGGAGTGGTCACGGTGATCTCGCCGTGGAACTTCCCGCTAAACCTCTCGATGCGAGCGGTCGCGCCGGCGATCGCCGCCGGGAACGCGGTCGTGCTCAAGCCCGCCTCCAATACGCCGATCACGGGCGGACTGTTGCTCGCAAAGCTGTTCGAGGACGCCGGGGTTCCCGACGGCGTCCTCAACGTCGTCACCGGGAAGGGGTCGGAGATCGGCGATCGGATCGCCGGCCACCCCGAGAGCGACGTCGTCGCCTTCACCGGATCGACGCCGATCGGCCGCCAGGTCGCCGCCACCGCCGGCGAGAACCTCGCTGAGGCCGCGATGGAGCTGGGCGGGAACAACGCTCACATCGTCACCGAAGACGCCGACCTCGAGGACGCCGTCGACGCCGGCGTCTTCGGCACGTTCGTCCACCAGGGACAGGTCTGTATCTCGATCAACCGCCACCTGGTCCACGAGGACGTCTACGACGAGTACGTCGAGCGGCTGACCGAGCGCGCCGAGTCGCTGCCAGCCGGCAGCGCCCACGACGACGACACCGTCGTCGGGCCGATCATCGACGAGAGCCAGCGCGAGGAGATGCTCGGCTACGTCGAGGAGACCGTCGAGGCGGGCGCGACTCTCGAGACCGGCGGCGAGACGGTCGAGATCGACGGGGTCGACGACTCGCTGATCGTCGCGCCGACGGTCCTCTCGGGGGTGACGAACGAGATGGCCGCGGCCTGTAACGAACACTTCGGTCCGATCGCACCCGTGATCCCGTTCTCGGATATCGACGAGGCCGTCGAGCTCCACAACGCCGTCGAGTACGGCCTCTCGGGATCGGTCCACGCGGGCGACGTCGGCGCGGGACGGCGGATCGCGGACCGCCTCGAGACCGGGATGGTCCACATCAACGATCAGCCGATCAACGACGAGGCCCACGTCCCCTTCGGCGGCACCGGCGCCTCCGGGATCGGCAGCTACAACGCCGAGGCGTTCCTTGAGGAGATCACCGAACGGAAGTGGCTCTCCCTGCAACACGACTCCCGGGAGTACCCGTTCTAG
- a CDS encoding DUF5778 family protein: MSDTLDEDLYQRTKALLEPGEVDLNGAIVHTEYDGSEDVRMMQTTIDVGDIIAEHSGYDPKDCYVYSGNDDPDFSSNQHQGLTLEDEEFVWECQQLLREGSFDIVIYYEASADHEAILEEIEELGFDVSGVEGE; the protein is encoded by the coding sequence ATGAGCGACACACTCGACGAGGATCTCTACCAGCGAACGAAGGCGTTACTCGAGCCCGGCGAGGTCGACCTTAACGGTGCCATCGTCCACACCGAGTACGACGGCAGCGAGGACGTCCGGATGATGCAGACGACGATCGACGTCGGCGATATCATCGCCGAGCACTCGGGGTACGATCCGAAAGACTGCTACGTCTACTCGGGCAACGACGACCCCGACTTCTCCTCGAACCAACACCAGGGGCTGACCCTCGAGGACGAGGAATTCGTCTGGGAGTGCCAGCAGCTGCTCCGGGAGGGGAGCTTCGACATCGTCATCTACTACGAGGCCAGCGCCGACCACGAGGCGATCCTCGAAGAGATCGAAGAGCTCGGGTTCGACGTAAGCGGCGTCGAGGGCGAGTAG
- the uppS gene encoding polyprenyl diphosphate synthase, producing the protein MNRWLRERVDAAYEQLLSREIDGVPTHVAVIQDGNRRYARRQGSDATDGHREGAETTEDVLEWCQEVGVEELTLYAFSTENFERPAEEREALYDLLCEKLREFADAERVHENGVKIRALGAVERLPKRVREAVDYAEDRTRDYDRFVLNIALAYGGRSELLEAARGVAEDVESGAVDPEEIDVETIERRLYDEPVRDVDLIIRTGGDERTSNFLPWHANGNEAAVFFCTPYWPEFSKPDFLRGIRTYEHRQESWRRTRARRALALLGAMSDRELAEARSIVDRFRDSLPTAEQPDEDELEGADSSGPAAD; encoded by the coding sequence ATGAATCGGTGGCTCCGTGAGCGCGTGGACGCGGCCTACGAGCAGCTTCTCTCGCGGGAGATCGACGGTGTGCCAACCCACGTCGCCGTGATTCAGGATGGAAACCGTCGGTACGCGCGCCGACAGGGATCGGACGCGACCGACGGCCACCGCGAGGGCGCCGAGACGACCGAGGACGTCCTCGAGTGGTGCCAGGAGGTCGGCGTCGAGGAGCTGACCCTCTACGCGTTCTCGACGGAGAACTTCGAGCGGCCGGCCGAGGAGCGCGAGGCGCTGTACGATCTGCTCTGCGAGAAGCTCCGTGAGTTCGCCGACGCCGAACGGGTCCACGAGAACGGCGTCAAGATCCGCGCGCTCGGTGCGGTCGAGCGACTGCCCAAGCGGGTCCGAGAGGCCGTCGACTACGCGGAGGACCGGACCCGCGACTACGACCGCTTCGTGTTGAACATCGCGCTGGCCTACGGGGGCCGCTCGGAGCTCCTGGAGGCCGCCCGCGGCGTCGCTGAGGACGTCGAGTCCGGCGCGGTCGACCCCGAGGAGATCGACGTAGAGACGATCGAGCGCCGGCTGTACGACGAGCCGGTCCGTGACGTCGACCTGATTATCCGGACCGGAGGCGACGAGCGCACCTCGAACTTCCTGCCCTGGCACGCCAACGGCAACGAGGCCGCGGTCTTTTTCTGTACGCCTTACTGGCCCGAGTTCTCGAAGCCCGACTTCCTCCGTGGGATCCGCACGTACGAACACCGCCAGGAGTCCTGGCGGCGAACCCGCGCTCGACGGGCGCTTGCCCTGCTGGGCGCGATGAGCGACCGCGAACTCGCCGAGGCTCGCTCGATCGTCGACCGGTTCCGGGACTCGCTGCCGACCGCCGAACAGCCCGACGAGGACGAACTCGAGGGGGCCGACTCGAGCGGACCCGCCGCGGACTGA
- a CDS encoding ABC transporter ATP-binding protein → MEAKLETESLTRTVSGETIVEDVSLRVGGSTVLAVVGSSGAGKSSFLRLLNRLDEPTDGTVFLDGVDYREIDPQTLRRRIGLVPQESALRPGTVRENVAASDRIRGEPVDDERVAALLDRVQLPNAAERDVEDLSGGQQQRVAVARTLYVDPEVLLLDEPTSHLDSETEARVEELLGDLIRTEGLTCVLVTHDTAQAERLADRVAEFEDGRVVAEGRPEEVLA, encoded by the coding sequence ATGGAAGCGAAGCTCGAGACCGAGTCGCTCACGAGAACGGTATCGGGCGAGACGATCGTCGAGGACGTCTCGCTCCGCGTCGGGGGGTCGACGGTCCTCGCGGTCGTCGGCTCCTCGGGGGCGGGGAAGTCCTCGTTCCTCCGGCTGCTCAACCGACTGGACGAACCGACCGACGGCACGGTGTTTCTCGACGGCGTCGACTACCGCGAGATCGATCCCCAGACACTGCGTCGTCGGATCGGGCTCGTTCCCCAGGAGTCGGCGCTCCGGCCGGGGACCGTCCGAGAGAACGTCGCCGCGAGCGATCGGATCCGGGGCGAACCGGTCGACGACGAGCGCGTCGCGGCGCTGCTCGACCGAGTCCAGTTGCCGAACGCGGCGGAACGGGACGTCGAGGACCTCTCCGGCGGCCAGCAACAGCGCGTCGCGGTCGCCCGGACCCTCTACGTCGATCCCGAGGTGCTCCTACTCGACGAGCCGACCTCCCACCTCGATTCGGAGACGGAAGCGCGGGTCGAGGAGCTCCTCGGCGACCTGATCCGAACCGAGGGGTTGACCTGCGTCCTCGTCACCCACGACACCGCCCAGGCCGAGCGCCTCGCCGACCGCGTCGCCGAGTTCGAGGACGGACGGGTCGTCGCCGAGGGACGGCCCGAGGAGGTTCTCGCGTGA
- a CDS encoding ABC transporter permease — translation MTDPALERVLEHAADPVLVTGFVQIAIAAALTAVVLGVVYVRQLGFEREVVTMSVRGLIQVVAAGAVISLLLAAHLAWAAVALAVMIVVGAYISYKRGTALPGVFKTSLASIGFGAGLTIVAMAAAGAIEMTMRDLLVIGSMVIANSMQTNSLALDRFTGEIASNRAEIEALLSVGASPDEAITEYVSTSVYAALIPTVDAIKSLGVVKIPGLMAGMIIAGENPIYAAQYQFAIMLMLFAAGGLTVVANTVLLSRRVFTDAKQLDEEVVDAIDN, via the coding sequence GTGACCGATCCGGCCCTGGAGCGCGTCCTCGAGCACGCGGCCGACCCGGTCCTCGTCACGGGGTTCGTCCAGATCGCGATCGCGGCGGCGCTGACGGCGGTCGTCCTCGGAGTTGTCTACGTCCGCCAGCTCGGGTTCGAGCGGGAGGTCGTCACAATGTCCGTTCGCGGGCTGATCCAGGTGGTCGCCGCCGGTGCGGTGATCAGTCTTCTGCTGGCGGCCCACCTCGCCTGGGCGGCGGTCGCCCTCGCGGTCATGATCGTCGTCGGCGCCTACATCTCCTACAAGCGCGGGACCGCGCTACCGGGCGTGTTCAAGACGTCGCTGGCGTCGATCGGGTTCGGAGCCGGGCTGACGATCGTGGCGATGGCCGCCGCGGGCGCCATCGAGATGACGATGCGGGACTTGCTGGTCATCGGGAGCATGGTCATCGCCAACTCGATGCAGACGAACTCGCTCGCCCTCGACCGGTTTACCGGGGAGATCGCCTCGAACCGGGCGGAGATCGAGGCGCTGTTGAGCGTCGGCGCCTCGCCGGACGAAGCCATCACCGAGTACGTCTCGACGAGCGTCTACGCAGCGTTGATCCCGACGGTCGACGCGATCAAGAGTCTCGGCGTTGTCAAGATCCCGGGGCTAATGGCGGGGATGATCATCGCCGGCGAGAACCCGATCTACGCCGCCCAGTACCAGTTCGCGATCATGCTGATGCTCTTCGCTGCGGGCGGGCTCACCGTCGTCGCCAACACCGTCCTGCTCAGCCGACGGGTGTTCACCGACGCGAAACAGCTCGACGAGGAGGTCGTCGACGCGATCGACAACTGA
- a CDS encoding undecaprenyl diphosphate synthase family protein, with amino-acid sequence MGLYERYLSVRIARHDAESPDHVALVITERDLLERGAYETLADFFEWAFEYARRVTVYVSVLDADAIPALRRELETVDAPREIAVRTPDDPSQADAPIQIGIGLGGKHEFTAAVRTLAESVDAGELEPDEINDERVENHLVFPSEPDLVIKTGAERLSDFMIWQSVYSELYFTDVNWRDFRERDFLRAVREYCNRSRRFGR; translated from the coding sequence GTGGGTCTGTACGAGCGCTACCTCTCCGTCCGTATCGCCCGCCACGACGCCGAGAGTCCCGACCACGTCGCGCTCGTGATCACCGAACGGGACCTGCTCGAGCGCGGTGCCTACGAGACGCTCGCGGATTTTTTCGAGTGGGCCTTCGAGTACGCCCGACGGGTGACCGTCTACGTCAGCGTCCTCGACGCCGACGCGATCCCGGCCCTGCGCCGCGAGCTCGAGACCGTCGACGCCCCCCGGGAGATCGCCGTCCGAACCCCTGACGATCCGAGTCAGGCCGACGCTCCGATCCAGATCGGGATCGGTCTGGGCGGGAAACACGAGTTCACGGCCGCGGTTCGCACCCTGGCCGAGAGCGTCGACGCGGGCGAGCTCGAGCCCGACGAGATCAACGACGAGCGCGTCGAGAACCACCTCGTCTTTCCCTCCGAGCCCGATCTGGTGATCAAGACGGGCGCCGAACGCCTCTCCGATTTCATGATCTGGCAGTCGGTCTACTCCGAACTCTACTTCACCGACGTCAACTGGCGGGACTTCCGCGAGCGGGACTTCCTGCGTGCGGTCCGGGAGTACTGCAATCGCTCGCGACGGTTCGGTCGGTAG